Proteins encoded within one genomic window of Rhododendron vialii isolate Sample 1 chromosome 1a, ASM3025357v1:
- the LOC131303706 gene encoding uncharacterized protein LOC131303706, translated as MAQKNPDTVHTDVLSAARLACYKARDAFYVCLEKESNKKPTEIASVGLLYPVDCKKSRAQFEKQCRPTWVKHFDRQYASKKRLQRLLDDNESRRGPLSLPQPYTFKLTN; from the exons atGGCACAGAAAAACCCAGATACAGTCCACACCGACGTCCTCTCAGCAGCAAGACTAGCATGCTACAAG GCTCGTGACGCGTTCTACGTGTGTTTGGAGAAGGAATCGAACAAGAAACCCACCGAGATCGCTTCAGTTGGCCTGCTGTACCCGGTTGATTGCAAGAAATCTAGGGCTCAGTTTGAGAAACAATGTCGACCCACTTGG GTGAAGCATTTTGACAGACAGTATGCTTCAAAGAAGAGGCTTCAGAGGCTGTTGGATGACAATGAGTCCAGAAGAGGTCCGTTGTCGCTCCCACAGCCCTACACTTTCAAGCTCACTAATTGA